In Ensifer canadensis, a genomic segment contains:
- a CDS encoding amino acid ABC transporter permease — MAIGVTTTPEKSKPSGSFINDPQVRGIFYQVITVVILVAVVYWIADNTIENLKRANIASGYGFLKGRAGFDVGQSLIAYTSDSTYGRALVVGFVNTLLVAVTGIITATIIGFIVGIGRLSHNWLIAKLSLAYVEVFRNIPPLLVIFFWYSGVLAVLPQPRESAALPLNIFLNNRGIAFPKPVFGDGSQYVFYAFVIAVIASFFVARYARIKQEATGQRLPVLWIVLGLVVGLPLLVFLATGSPITFDVPVAGKFNLTGGSVIGPEFLSLFLALSFYTAAFIAEIVRAGIRGVSTGQTEAAHALGVRPGLTTRLVVVPQAMRIIIPPLTSQYLNLTKNSSLAIAIGYADLVAVGGTILNQTGQAVEIVSIWIIVYLSLSLSTSLLMNWFNARMALVER, encoded by the coding sequence ATGGCGATTGGCGTCACAACTACGCCTGAGAAGAGCAAACCTTCGGGCTCGTTCATCAACGACCCGCAAGTGCGCGGGATATTTTACCAGGTCATAACCGTCGTTATCCTCGTTGCCGTCGTCTATTGGATAGCGGACAACACGATCGAAAACCTCAAGCGTGCGAACATCGCGTCCGGCTACGGCTTCCTCAAGGGGCGTGCCGGTTTCGACGTCGGACAGTCCTTGATCGCCTATACCAGCGATTCCACCTACGGGCGCGCGCTCGTCGTCGGTTTCGTCAATACGCTGCTGGTTGCCGTGACCGGCATCATCACCGCAACGATCATCGGCTTCATTGTCGGCATCGGGCGGCTCTCGCACAATTGGCTGATCGCGAAACTGTCACTCGCCTATGTCGAAGTGTTCCGCAACATCCCGCCGCTGCTGGTCATCTTCTTCTGGTACAGCGGCGTTCTGGCCGTGCTTCCGCAACCGCGGGAATCGGCAGCGCTGCCGCTCAACATCTTCCTCAACAACCGCGGCATTGCCTTTCCGAAGCCGGTCTTCGGCGACGGCTCGCAGTATGTCTTCTACGCGTTCGTGATCGCCGTCATCGCCAGCTTCTTCGTGGCCCGCTATGCGCGCATCAAGCAGGAAGCAACCGGACAGCGCCTCCCGGTTCTGTGGATAGTGCTAGGCCTCGTCGTCGGCCTCCCGCTCCTTGTCTTCCTTGCAACGGGTTCGCCGATCACCTTCGACGTGCCGGTCGCCGGCAAGTTCAACCTCACCGGCGGCTCGGTCATCGGACCGGAGTTCCTGTCGCTGTTCCTGGCGCTTTCCTTCTATACCGCAGCCTTTATCGCCGAAATCGTTCGGGCAGGTATCCGTGGCGTGTCAACGGGACAGACCGAGGCAGCCCACGCGCTGGGCGTCCGGCCCGGTCTCACGACCCGCCTCGTCGTCGTGCCGCAGGCGATGCGGATCATCATTCCGCCACTCACCAGCCAGTATCTCAACCTGACCAAGAACTCGTCGCTGGCGATCGCCATCGGCTACGCAGACTTGGTTGCCGTCGGCGGAACGATCCTCAACCAGACTGGTCAAGCGGTCGAGATCGTGTCGATCTGGATCATCGTCTACCTGTCGTTGAGCCTGTCGACGTCCTTGCTGATGAACTGGTTCAATGCCCGCATGGCCCTGGTGGAAAGGTAA
- a CDS encoding amino acid ABC transporter substrate-binding protein — MARRILTALVGAAVMGIGAHAASAATLDDVKAKGFVQCGVNTGLAGFAAPDASGNWSGFDIDYCKAIAAAIFADGSKVKYTPTSAKERFPALQSGEVDVLARNTTWTINRDTALGFNFRPVNYYDGQGFMVRKGLNVKSALELSGAAVCVQTGTTTELNLADYFKSNNLQYNPVVFEKLDEVNAAYDAGRCDVYTTDQSGLYSLRLTLSKPDDHMILPEIISKEPLGPAVRQGDDQWFDIVSWVHYALIQAEEFGVTQANVEEMKKSTNPDVQRFLGVEADSKIGTDLGLTNEWAVNVIKAVGNYGEVFDRNIGAGSPLKIERGLNALWSKGGIQYAPPVR; from the coding sequence ATGGCAAGAAGAATTCTGACAGCCCTCGTTGGCGCTGCTGTCATGGGGATTGGCGCACATGCGGCTTCGGCTGCGACACTCGATGACGTGAAGGCCAAGGGCTTTGTCCAATGCGGCGTGAATACCGGCCTCGCCGGCTTCGCTGCCCCGGACGCTTCGGGCAACTGGAGCGGATTCGACATTGATTATTGCAAGGCGATCGCTGCCGCGATCTTCGCGGATGGCTCCAAGGTAAAATACACACCCACTTCGGCCAAGGAACGTTTCCCGGCCCTGCAGTCCGGTGAAGTCGACGTGCTTGCCCGTAACACCACGTGGACGATCAACCGCGACACCGCTCTCGGCTTCAACTTCCGCCCGGTCAACTATTACGACGGCCAGGGCTTCATGGTCCGCAAGGGCCTGAACGTTAAGTCGGCCCTCGAACTCTCCGGCGCCGCCGTCTGCGTACAGACCGGCACCACCACCGAGCTCAACCTTGCCGACTATTTCAAGTCCAACAACCTGCAGTACAACCCGGTCGTCTTCGAAAAGCTCGACGAAGTGAACGCGGCCTATGACGCCGGTCGTTGCGACGTCTACACCACCGACCAGTCGGGCCTCTATTCGCTGCGCCTGACGCTTTCCAAGCCCGACGATCACATGATCCTGCCGGAAATCATCTCGAAGGAGCCGCTTGGTCCGGCCGTCCGCCAGGGTGACGACCAGTGGTTCGATATCGTCAGCTGGGTTCACTACGCGCTGATCCAGGCCGAAGAGTTCGGCGTCACGCAGGCAAACGTCGAAGAAATGAAGAAGTCCACCAACCCGGACGTTCAGCGCTTCCTCGGCGTCGAAGCTGACAGCAAGATCGGCACCGACCTCGGCCTCACCAACGAATGGGCCGTCAACGTCATCAAGGCAGTCGGCAACTACGGCGAAGTCTTCGACCGTAACATTGGCGCCGGCAGCCCGCTGAAGATCGAACGCGGCCTCAACGCGCTGTGGAGCAAGGGCGGAATTCAGTACGCTCCTCCGGTCCGTTAA
- a CDS encoding cystathionine beta-lyase, whose translation MADSGNVNGKMGINTRLAHTGNKPSDYFGFVNPPVVHASTVLFPNARAMETREQKYTYGTRGTPTTDALCDAINELEGAAGTILVPSGLAAVTVPFLAYLSSGDHALIVDSVYFPTRHFCDTMLKRLGVTVEYYDPMIGAAIESLVRPNTRLVHTEAPGSNTFEMQDIRAIADVAHRHGCVVTMDNTWATPVYFKPLDHGVDVSIHASTKYPSGHSDVLLGTVSANAAHWPALTEAMVTLGVCVSPDDSYQILRGLRTMGIRLERHQESALSLATWLEGRDEVARVLHPALPSFPGHDLWKRDFTGASGIFSFVLKAESPERFKAKAHAFLDALSLFGLGYSWGGFESLALHVGLSDRKVALAPTEGPVLRLQIGLEDVADIRRDIEAGLAAARAV comes from the coding sequence ATGGCAGACAGCGGCAATGTGAATGGCAAGATGGGTATCAACACCCGACTGGCCCATACCGGAAACAAACCTTCCGACTATTTCGGTTTCGTCAATCCACCGGTCGTTCACGCGTCCACGGTGCTGTTCCCGAACGCCAGGGCGATGGAGACGCGCGAGCAGAAATACACCTACGGCACCCGTGGCACACCGACGACGGATGCGCTCTGTGACGCGATCAACGAGCTCGAGGGAGCTGCAGGCACGATCCTCGTTCCCTCGGGCCTTGCTGCCGTCACCGTGCCGTTCCTCGCCTATCTCTCGTCCGGCGACCATGCGCTCATCGTCGATTCGGTCTATTTCCCGACCCGGCATTTCTGCGACACGATGCTGAAGCGTCTCGGCGTTACCGTCGAATATTACGACCCGATGATTGGCGCTGCGATCGAAAGCCTGGTTCGCCCGAACACGCGCCTGGTTCATACGGAGGCGCCAGGCTCCAATACGTTCGAGATGCAGGATATCCGGGCGATAGCCGACGTCGCGCACCGCCACGGCTGCGTTGTCACCATGGACAACACCTGGGCGACACCGGTCTATTTCAAACCGCTCGACCATGGCGTCGACGTGTCGATCCATGCTTCCACCAAATATCCCTCAGGCCATTCCGACGTGCTGCTCGGCACGGTCTCCGCCAACGCCGCCCATTGGCCGGCGCTGACGGAAGCCATGGTCACGCTCGGCGTCTGCGTGTCTCCGGATGACAGCTACCAGATCCTGCGCGGGCTGCGCACCATGGGCATCCGCCTCGAGCGGCACCAGGAAAGCGCGCTGTCGCTCGCCACGTGGCTGGAAGGCCGTGATGAGGTTGCCCGCGTTCTGCATCCGGCGCTTCCGAGCTTCCCCGGCCACGACCTCTGGAAGCGCGATTTTACCGGGGCGAGCGGCATCTTTTCCTTCGTGCTGAAAGCTGAAAGCCCCGAGCGCTTCAAGGCGAAGGCGCACGCGTTCCTCGATGCGCTGTCGCTGTTCGGCCTTGGATATTCCTGGGGCGGCTTCGAAAGTCTGGCGCTTCACGTTGGCCTGTCGGATCGAAAGGTGGCGTTGGCGCCGACCGAGGGGCCGGTCCTTCGCCTGCAGATCGGTCTTGAGGATGTTGCCGATATTCGCCGGGATATCGAGGCGGGACTTGCCGCAGCAAGGGCAGTCTGA